Proteins from a genomic interval of Leifsonia sp. ZF2019:
- a CDS encoding ribonucleotide-diphosphate reductase subunit beta, with translation MNTNTDINDQAQEIGGYVVPSDPMDGLQCESCQ, from the coding sequence GTGAACACCAACACCGACATCAACGACCAAGCGCAAGAGATCGGCGGATATGTGGTCCCGTCCGACCCGATGGACGGCCTGCAGTGCGAGTCGTGCCAATAG